CTGAAACGGCACATGTATTGAAATTTGAAGAAACTCATTCTCCGGGCAAAGAAAAACCTAAAGTTATCCCTACAAATCTTAGGACTGCCGGACTTAGTGGGGAATGGAAAGAACCACCCCTCTTTTTATTACGTTTCTTTTTTATTTCTTTCAGTGTTTTCCTCGTTCTTGGCGTTTACTTCAAGCTGAAACGCTTGCAACCTATGTCTAATCACAAAAGACTGAATTAATATGGCAGAAGAAGAAACACCAGAAAAAGAAATCACCGAAACCATCCAAGATCTCATTAGCGACAAAAACATGGGAAAGAAATTCCTGGAAAAACGGAAAATCTTTCTCTGGGGTCCAGTCACTGACGAATCCTCCAAGGAACTCACCGCCAAACTTATGTATTTGGAAATGGTAGATCCAGGAAAACCAATTACATTTTATATCAATAGCCCAGGTGGTGTAGTAACTTCAGGCCTTGTTGTCTATGATACAATGCAAATGATTTCCTCACCTGTGCATACAGTATGTATGGGAATGGCAGCTTCTATGGGTTCTATCTTACTCATTGGCGGGAAAAAAGGGAATCGTTACATTTGGCCTAACGGTCGAGTGATGATCCACCAACCTTCGATTGGGGGTCAAATCCAGGCTCCTGC
This genomic window from Leptospira bandrabouensis contains:
- a CDS encoding ClpP family protease; its protein translation is MAEEETPEKEITETIQDLISDKNMGKKFLEKRKIFLWGPVTDESSKELTAKLMYLEMVDPGKPITFYINSPGGVVTSGLVVYDTMQMISSPVHTVCMGMAASMGSILLIGGKKGNRYIWPNGRVMIHQPSIGGQIQAPATDLLIHAQDIVKTKEKLNQMLADACGKTYEQLVEDTDRDYYMDADQALAYGIVDKIVNTIDVV